In Tenebrio molitor chromosome 6, icTenMoli1.1, whole genome shotgun sequence, one genomic interval encodes:
- the LOC138132645 gene encoding uncharacterized protein: MFTRIKNLEELFGFEKTKTIVDYKIDRLTSPGDNYGSLMLSLVVTVASPTKTEVIPVVAKTLAPNDLMQEMFNVQVSFRNEINFYKNIFPILQSFQREHHLNEVINCFPKYYGSRLNLSGITDKVDSDAFLLLENLKPLNFVNLERTEGFDLEVTKLVIGALAEMHAVALALKLKKPEVFAKKVRKDLRTMQLSDDFSKSIERNLHRVVDSVEELRPFLDRIRKIPFSTMYPPNTPREPFATISHNDCWVNNVLVQRDIDGRPVKVKLVDFQIADYGSPAKDVLFLIFTSVKERIVVENYDELIELYYENFTALLRRFECDLEPFSRQAFEEELKYEAKNSQFCHVLLMLFPIFAPKGSVMEISDLKPSDIGSGEPTELHRQKLIFVVEQFVKRNWI; the protein is encoded by the coding sequence ATGTTTACAAGAATTAAAAATCTCGAAGAACTCTTCGGCTTCGAAAAAACCAAGACAATCGTCGACTACAAGATAGATCGCCTAACATCCCCTGGTGACAACTATGGCAGCTTGATGTTAAGTTTAGTCGTCACCGTTGCAAGTCCCACGAAAACCGAAGTAATCCCTGTTGTTGCAAAAACGCTCGCCCCCAACGATCTCATGCAGGAAATGTTCAACGTTCAAGTGTCATTTCGAAACGAAATCAACTTCTACAAGAACATATTTCCAATTTTACAAAGCTTTCAACGCGAACATCACTTAAATGAAGTGATCAATTGTTTCCCGAAGTACTATGGAAGCAGATTAAATCTAAGTGGCATCACTGACAAAGTCGATTCGGACGCCTTTCTCCTTCTGGAAAACCTTAAACCGTTGAATTTTGTCAACCTGGAGCGAACCGAAGGGTTTGACTTGGAAGTTACTAAGTTGGTAATCGGCGCACTGGCGGAAATGCATGCGGTCGCTTTGgcattgaaattaaaaaaaccagAAGTATTTGCGAAGAAAGTTAGAAAAGATTTGAGAACTATGCAGTTGAGTGACGATTTCAGCAAGAGTATTGAACGCAATTTACACAGAGTAGTCGACAGCGTGGAGGAACTACGTCCTTTCTTGGACCGCATCAGAAAAATTCCATTTTCTACCATGTATCCTCCAAATACTCCGCGAGAACCATTCGCCACAATTAGCCATAACGACTGTTGGGTGAACAACGTCTTAGTGCAAAGAGATATTGACGGTAGACCCGTGAAAGTGAAACTGGTGGATTTTCAAATTGCCGACTACGGTTCCCCGGCAAAAGACGTTCTGTTTCTGATATTCACCAGCGTAAAAGAGCGAATTGTAGTAGAGAACTACGACGAATTGATCGAGCTGTATTACGAAAACTTTACAGCACTTTTGAGACGATTTGAGTGTGATCTGGAACCATTCTCTAGACAGGCTTTCGAAGAAGAGTTGAAGTATGAGGCGAAGAATTCCCAGTTTTGTCATGTGCTCCTTATGTTGTTTCCCATCTTTGCCCCGAAAGGTTCGGTGATGGAAATTTCCGATCTTAAACCCAGTGATATTGGAAGTGGTGAGCCCACCGAGCTACATCGCcaaaagttaatttttgttgttgaacaatttgtcaaaagaaactggatttaa
- the Oscillin gene encoding glucosamine-6-phosphate isomerase isoform X1 — translation MRLIILDTASSVAEWAAKYVMKRINDFKPGPDRYFVLGLPTGSTPYGMYQKLIEYHKAGKVSFKYVKTFNMDEYVNLARDHPESYHYYMWNNFFKHIDIQPENAHILDGNAADLVEECNNYEKKIAEAGGVELFIGGIGPDGHIAFNEPGSSLVSRTRVKTLAQDTLEANARFFGNDINKVPKQALTVGVGTVMDAKEVMILITGTHKSFALYKAIEEGVNHMWTVSAFQQHPHTLMICDEDATLELRVKTVKYFKALSNVHHKLIQDDVSLDKMRTIH, via the exons ATGCGTTTGATCATTTTGGACACTGCGAGTTCTGTGGCAGAATGGGCCGCCAAATACGTCATGAAGAGAATCAACGATTTCAAGCCAGGTCCTGACCGCTACTTTGTCCTGGGCCTCCCCACAG GAAGCACTCCATATGGAATGTACCAAAAATTGATTGAGTACCACAAGGCTGGTAAAGTGTCtttcaaatatgtaaaaaCCTTCAACATGGACGAGTATGTTAACTTGGCAAGAGATCACCCGGAAAGCTATCACTACTACATGTGGAACAACTTTTTCAAACATATAGACATCCAACCCGAAAACGCGCACATCTTAGACGGCAACGCCGCCGATTTGGTGGAGGAGTGCAACAACTACGAGAAAAAAATCGCCGAAGCGGGAGGAGTGGAATTATTCATCGGGGGCATAGGCCCAGACGGGCACATCGCCTTCAACGAGCCAGGGTCGTCGCTAGTTTCGCGCACCAGAGTCAAGACTCTAGCCCAAGACACTCTAGAAGCAAACGCGCGCTTCTTTGGTAACGACATCAACAAAGTCCCCAAACAAGCGTTGACTGTAGGAGTGGGAACAGTGATGGATGCCAAAGAG GTGATGATCTTGATCACTGGAACCCACAAATCTTTTGCTTTATATAAGGCTATTGAAGAGGGAGTGAATCACATGTGGACGGTTTCTGCTTTCCAGCAACACCCACATACCCTCATGATTTGCGACGAGGACGCCACCTTGGAGTTACGGGTGAAAACTGTGAAATATTTCAAG GCGCTGAGCAATGTCCATCATAAACTTATTCAGGACGATGTCTCTCTTGACAAAATGAGGACTATTCATTAA
- the Oscillin gene encoding glucosamine-6-phosphate isomerase isoform X2 translates to MRLIILDTASSVAEWAAKYVMKRINDFKPGPDRYFVLGLPTGSTPYGMYQKLIEYHKAGKVSFKYVKTFNMDEYVNLARDHPESYHYYMWNNFFKHIDIQPENAHILDGNAADLVEECNNYEKKIAEAGGVELFIGGIGPDGHIAFNEPGSSLVSRTRVKTLAQDTLEANARFFGNDINKVPKQALTVGVGTVMDAKEVMILITGTHKSFALYKAIEEGVNHMWTVSAFQQHPHTLMICDEDATLELRVKTVKYFKSLSAVHNQLVEG, encoded by the exons ATGCGTTTGATCATTTTGGACACTGCGAGTTCTGTGGCAGAATGGGCCGCCAAATACGTCATGAAGAGAATCAACGATTTCAAGCCAGGTCCTGACCGCTACTTTGTCCTGGGCCTCCCCACAG GAAGCACTCCATATGGAATGTACCAAAAATTGATTGAGTACCACAAGGCTGGTAAAGTGTCtttcaaatatgtaaaaaCCTTCAACATGGACGAGTATGTTAACTTGGCAAGAGATCACCCGGAAAGCTATCACTACTACATGTGGAACAACTTTTTCAAACATATAGACATCCAACCCGAAAACGCGCACATCTTAGACGGCAACGCCGCCGATTTGGTGGAGGAGTGCAACAACTACGAGAAAAAAATCGCCGAAGCGGGAGGAGTGGAATTATTCATCGGGGGCATAGGCCCAGACGGGCACATCGCCTTCAACGAGCCAGGGTCGTCGCTAGTTTCGCGCACCAGAGTCAAGACTCTAGCCCAAGACACTCTAGAAGCAAACGCGCGCTTCTTTGGTAACGACATCAACAAAGTCCCCAAACAAGCGTTGACTGTAGGAGTGGGAACAGTGATGGATGCCAAAGAG GTGATGATCTTGATCACTGGAACCCACAAATCTTTTGCTTTATATAAGGCTATTGAAGAGGGAGTGAATCACATGTGGACGGTTTCTGCTTTCCAGCAACACCCACATACCCTCATGATTTGCGACGAGGACGCCACCTTGGAGTTACGGGTGAAAACTGTGAAATATTTCAAG aGCTTATCGGCGGTTCATAATCAACTGGTTGAAGGGTGA
- the Syx13 gene encoding syntaxin-12 — MSKQQYNYGATASTEVGFIGKRSPEFNTLCDNVVTNIYTINSSLKSLDNALKTIGTRKDNQGLRNTIHVTQLSTNQIASVTSKNIHKLKQLVSKSEKQQQLQVEKLEENFKEAITRYYSLQKDLANKQKSNLLVSVSIENDYTPEEESDQQRQAQLAREMAFEQDMLVEREARIKQIEADVLDVNEIMRELGSLVHAQTETIDTIENSIDHAAGNVEEATEQLVTASRYQNKYRRKLLILMLIGLVIVAIIIVILVVQLKK, encoded by the exons ATGAGCAAACAGCAATATAATTACGGAGCGACTGCCTCCACCGAGGTGGGTTTTATCGGGAAGCGCTCTCCAGAATTTAACACTTTATGTGACAATGTCGTTACGAATATTTACACAATAAATTCTAGTTTAAAATCATTAGATAACGCTTTGAAAACCATCGGTACCAGAAAAGACAATCAAGGACTTAGAAATACGAT aCATGTAACTCAATTAAGCACAAATCAGATAGCATCAGTAACTAGTAAAAATATCCATAAACTCAAACAACTAGTTTCTAAAAGTGAGAAACAGCAACAACTACAGGTGGAAAAGTTGGAGGAGAATTTCAAGGAAGCCATCACACGGTactattcattacaaaaagaTCTTGCTAACAAGCAGAAATCCAATTTGTTGGTTTCGGTGAGCATAGAAAATGATTACACGCCTGAAGAAGAGTCAGATCAGCAAAGACAAGCGCAACTGGCGCGAGAGATGGCATTTGAACAAGATATGCTGGTGGAAAGAGAAGCTAGGATCAAGCAAATTGAGGCTGATGTGCTTGATGTGAATGAAATAATGCGGGAGTTGGGCTCATTGGTTCACGCTCAAACGGAAACCATCG atACCATTGAAAATAGTATTGATCACGCTGCTGGTAATGTAGAAGAGGCAACAGAGCAATTAGTTACAGCGTCGCGATATCAAAATAAGTACAGACGCAAGTTGTTGATCTTGATGCTGATAGGGCTTGTAATTGTTGCAATAATCATTGTAATATTGGTGGTACAACTGAAGAAGTAG
- the LOC138133934 gene encoding uncharacterized protein, which translates to MSQQKIVRLEEVVKDYLKCNQIITSYEATNLTAMGENYGSQMLALKFHVSNGEQKEIIEAVAKIPPPGEFIQRMFNIPVTFRNEIDFYKKIIPELKSFLQQKGIDNYLDCYPKFIGGRLSLTPEKDCADEGALLILENLKYSGYETLDRIIGFDLETTNLILKALAKFHAGPLAMKLLNSQVFKTKIRSLFTPYKVFEFDEDTLSLCVEKNRKIVEEIGTCKKYIQRVVDGFKMNLQPVKNSPDCIREPFATIIHTDAWVNNFMVQFHEGKPVSCKIVDFQLDEYGSPARDLIFFIFTSVQIPVVLQHYEELIGLYHKTLVDDLVKFGCDPAPFSRQEFEEEINVMAKEEFGHCMMMLQPIFATKDTLKELDEYDVDDMTRVDTISPKYKERAAFIIEEFVKRDWI; encoded by the coding sequence ATGAGCCAACAGAAAATAGTTCGGTTGGAGGAGGTGGTCAAAGATTACTTGAAATGCAACCAAATTATCACCAGTTATGAAGCCACTAACCTGACAGCGATGGGTGAAAATTACGGGAGTCAAATGCTCGCTTTGAAATTCCACGTTTCAAACGGGGAACAGAAGGAAATTATTGAAGCTGTAGCGAAAATACCACCACCTGGTGAATTTATACAACGGATGTTTAACATTCCCGTGACTTTTCGGAACGAAATagatttctacaaaaaaataattccagaattaaaatctttcctaCAACAGAAAGGTATCGATAATTATCTTGACTGCTACCCGAAATTCATCGGGGGCAGGTTAAGTCTAACACCTGAAAAAGATTGCGCTGACGAAGGCGCTCTGCTCATCCTTGAAAATCTCAAATATTCAGGCTACGAAACGTTAGACAGAATCATCGGTTTTGACTTGGAAACAACTAACCTGATCTTGAAAGCGTTAGCTAAATTTCATGCAGGACCTCTTGCCATGAAACTCCTAAATTCCCAAGTTTTCAAAACCAAAATCAGATCTCTTTTCACTCCATACAAAGTGTTCGAATTTGACGAAGATACATTGTCCTTGtgcgttgaaaaaaatcggaaaataGTCGAGGAAATCGGCACTTGCAAGAAATACATTCAGAGAGTGGTAGATGGATTTAAAATGAACCTGCAGCCAGTTAAAAATTCTCCAGATTGCATCCGCGAACCCTTTGCCACCATCATTCACACAGATGCATGGGTCAACAATTTTATGGTACAGTTCCACGAAGGAAAACCTGTCAGTTGCAAAATCGTAGATTTTCAACTGGACGAGTATGGGTCACCTGCACGGGATCTTATCTTTTTCATATTTACAAGTGTTCAGATTCCGGTTGTTTTGCAACACTACGAGGAGTTGATCGGTTTGTACCATAAAACATTGGTAGACGATCTGGTCAAGTTTGGGTGCGACCCTGCTCCCTTTTCGCGACAAGAATTCGAAGAGGAAATAAATGTGATGGCAAAGGAAGAATTTGGTCACTGCATGATGATGCTTCAGCCTATATTTGCAACAAAGGACACTCTCAAAGAGTTGGACGAATACGACGTAGATGATATGACTCGTGTGGACACGATTTCACCTAAATACAAGGAACGGGCAGCTTTCATTATTGAAGAGTTCGTCAAGAGAGATTGGATATAG
- the LOC138132402 gene encoding gem-associated protein 8-like, with translation MRVCDVVPVVERKVNISKKYRRSHKRNLDRRSRRKRSNIRYYTYLKETRFKRRTDDLCSAITVVDITGMDWSPHVASTTAEVGEWHKHEQIAYWKSRALSLEHENKMLIEHIRNVYAKQTEDYANYIRSQQEIDEASHEKRNIDHTKSEITNLPIEPAGKKRREAMVKLYGKKASKIMGMETAVQLNYDLHVENAGKLPHWPHTPLNLIFN, from the coding sequence aTGAGAGTCTGTGACGTAGTGCCCGTAGTGGAACGTAAAGTTAATATCAGCAAGAAATATCGAAGATCACACAAAAGGAATTTGGACAGACGTTCCAGACGTAAGAGAAGTAACATTAGGTATTACACGTACCTAAAAGAAACGCGTTTCAAACGTAGAACAGATGATTTATGTTCGGCGATAACAGTGGTTGATATTACCGGGATGGATTGGTCACCGCATGTTGCAAGTACGACGGCAGAGGTCGGTGAATGGCACAAACACGAACAAATTGCCTATTGGAAGTCGCGCGCGTTGAGTCTCGAGcacgaaaataaaatgttaattgaaCACATCCGAAACGTTTACGCTAAACAAACAGAAGATTACGCGAATTACATAAGAAGCCAACAGGAAATCGACGAAGCAAGTCATGAGAAGAGAAACATTGATCACACTAAAAGTGAAATCACGAATCTGCCTATTGAACCTGCGGGAAAGAAGAGACGTGAAGCGATGGTCAAGTTGTACGGTAAAAAAGCCTCTAAAATCATGGGGATGGAAACAGCGGTCCAGTTAAATTACGATTTGCACGTGGAAAACGCCGGAAAACTGCCACACTGGCCCCACACTCCTCTAAATCTGATATTCAATTAG
- the LOC138133350 gene encoding uncharacterized protein, which produces MSVEKINNLEHLIPLGESKKIVDHKIKRLTAPGENYGSLMLSVDVTVKTPTGNEEIHAVAKTVPPNEFIQEVFNTPVTFRNEIAFYKNIVPLLQQFQRQHGVKEIIDFVPKYYGSRVNLKGDEGEVDQDAVLLMENLKIANYTTLDRMQGFDLNVAKLIMKNLAQLHAVPLALKLEKPEIFEKEIKPYMMLWAPKEQQHNVMTKQLSDLVDDIEELKPFKERILNAFDQQMKPRETRETFATITHNDCWVNNFLFKLENGKPVKSIIVDYQVCSYGSPGRDIVFFLFSSVNDHVLKKHYDDLIKLYHQTFISVLEQLGCVTTPFTFEALEKEINYEARDSQFGHVAFMLFPIFAPSGEVQDITEFSPENMISHKVSDLHKQKLVFVVKEFIKRNWI; this is translated from the coding sequence ATGTCCgtcgaaaaaattaacaacttaGAGCACCTCATCCCGTTAGGTgagagtaaaaaaattgtagatcACAAAATAAAACGTTTGACGGCACCTGGCGAAAATTATGGTAGTTTGATGTTAAGTGTGGACGTCACCGTCAAAACTCCTACTGGAAATGAAGAAATCCACGCAGTCGCGAAGACGGTCCCGCCGAACGAATTTATTCAAGAGGTATTCAACACCCCAGTGACTTTCCGAAACGAAATTGCTTTCTATAAAAATATAGTTCCGCTGTTACAACAGTTCCAAAGGCAACATGGCGTCAAAGAAATTATCGACTTCGTCCCAAAGTATTACGGAAGTAGAGTCAATCTGAAGGGCGACGAGGGTGAGGTGGATCAAGACGCAGTTTTGCTaatggaaaatttaaaaattgcaaattataCCACCTTGGACAGAATGCAAGGATTCGATTTGAACGTGGCCAAACTCATTATGAAGAATTTGGCTCAGTTACATGCTGTACCTTTGGCTCTCAAGTTAGAAAAACCTGAGATTTTTGAAAAGGAAATCAAGCCGTACATGATGCTGTGGGCTCCAAAAGAACAACAACACAACGTTATGACGAAACAATTAAGTGACCTGGTTGACGATATAGAAGAATTGAAACCGTTTAAGGAAAGAATTCTAAACGCCTTCGACCAGCAAATGAAACCACGTGAAACTCGAGAAACTTTCGCAACCATCACCCATAACGATTGTTGGGTGAATAACTTCTTGTTCAAACTAGAAAATGGTAAACCCGTAAAAAGTATAATCGTCGACTATCAGGTGTGCAGTTATGGATCTCCTGGTAGAGACatagttttctttttgttcagTAGCGTGAACGACCACGTTTTGAAGAAACATTACGACGATTTGATCAAGCTGTACCATCAGACGTTCATATCAGTGCTAGAGCAGCTAGGATGTGTTACAACGCCGTTCACTTTTGAAGCTCTTGAAAAGGAGATCAACTACGAAGCCAGAGATTCACAGTTTGGACACGTAGCGTTTATGCTGTTTCCAATATTTGCTCCTTCGGGAGAAGTGCAAGATATCACCGAATTTAGTCCCGAAAACATGATATCTCACAAAGTCTCCGATTTACACAAGCAGAAACTTGTATTTGTTGTTAAAGAGTTTATAAAAAGAAACTGGATTTGA
- the eIF3k gene encoding eukaryotic translation initiation factor 3 subunit K: MAEAMKQTVAMMLKGIERYNPDNLPTLEHYVEIQSRENAYDLEANLAVLKLYQFNPSSFNIDITSQILLKALTNLPNTNFILCKCLLNERQLAEEPINQIIYLADILEQCDFQLFWTRIHSLPELTQRITGFLDSIRKFVCHVVGITYQTIERTHLAELLGDVDDLTLKVWVNKYGWKEDGPLIFIANQDENIKTKNINEKIDFDSVGAIMASCR, from the exons ATGGCAGAAGCAATGAAACAAACTGTGGCAATGATGCTTAAAGGAATCGAACG CTACAATCCAGATAATTTACCTACTTTGGAGCATTATGTGGAAATTCAGTCAAGAGAAAACGCTTACGACTTGGAGGCCAACCTGGCGGTGTTGAAATTGTATCAGTTCAATCCCAGTAGTTTTAATATTGACATCACTAGCCAGATTTTACTGAAAGCTTTGACAAATTTACCTAacacaaatttcattttgtgcaaatgtttattaaatgagcgtcaa ttGGCTGAAGAAcctattaatcaaattatctACTTAGCAGACATATTGGAGCAATGCGATTTTCAACTGTTTTGGACACGGATCCATTCTTTGCCTGAATTGACGCAACGGATCACCGGATTTTTAGATTCCATCCGTAAATTCGTCTGTCACGTAGTCGGAATTACGTATCAAACAATTGAGAGAACACACTTGGCTGAGCTTTTGGGAGATGTTGATGATCTCACGTTGAAGGTTTGGGTTAATAAGTATGGATGGAAGGAGGATGGACCTTTAATTTTCATCGCTAATCAAGACGAAAACatcaaaactaaaaatatcaatgaaaaaattgatttcgaTAGTGTCGGAGCTATCATGGCTTCTTGTCGTTGA
- the LOC138132646 gene encoding uncharacterized protein, translating to MDAVNISELENLIQLKDKKIIATKMKPLTAPGENYGSLMLSLDITVESSTGVEQLNLVAKTLPPNHEMQEMFNCSVTFPNEVAFYKTIIPALQSLQRERGVTQVVNFAAKCHGSRLNLHGVNDQVDKDAFLILENLKVRGFVNLDRTKGFDLVASKLVLKDLAQMHAVGVALKLQKPNIFELKIKPYLPPFTLSKDVFDDLEMKYMKIINSVPKLRPYLDRLKKVNLHIYPAGPPREPFATISHNDCWVNNTMVKVDETGTPIENKLVDFQICDYGSPAKDVLFFLFSSVQSHVLKKYFDELINFYYDTFTSVLLELKCDIAEFSREAFDNELTLEARNTQFVHTVLMLFPIFAPKGTITDIANTKPSDIGNVEPTDLHKEKLVFVVEEFAKRNWI from the coding sequence ATGGATGCCGTCAATATCTCCGAATTAGAAAATCTCATTCAACTAAAAGACAAgaaaatcatagcaactaaaATGAAACCATTGACAGCACCTGGTGAAAACTACGGTAGTCTGATGTTAAGTCTGGATATTACAGTGGAAAGCAGCACCGGTGTCGAACAATTGAACTTGGTTGCCAAGACTTTGCCTCCCAACCACGAAATGCAAGAAATGTTCAACTGTTCGGTAACATTTCCCAACGAAGTGGCTTTTTACAAGACCATAATCCCGGCGTTGCAAAGTTTGCAGCGAGAACGTGGAGTAACTCAGGTAGTTAACTTTGCAGCCAAATGTCATGGAAGCCGGTTAAACTTACACGGAGTCAACGATCAAGTCGACAAAGATGCGTTTCTAATACTGGAAAACCTCAAAGTTCGAGGTTTTGTTAACCTGGACAGAACCAAAGGGTTCGACTTGGTGGCTTCGAAACTTGTCCTCAAAGATTTAGCGCAAATGCATGCCGTAGGTGTGGCTTTGAAACTTCAAAAACCGAACATTTTCGAATTGAAAATCAAGCCGTATCTGCCACCTTTTACTCTCTCCAAAGATGTATTCGACGACTTGGAAATGAAATACATGAAGATTATTAACAGTGTTCCTAAACTGAGACCTTATTTAGATCGCTTGAAGAAGGTTAATTTGCATATTTATCCCGCGGGACCTCCTCGAGAACCATTCGCTACAATCTCTCATAACGATTGTTGGGTCAACAACACCATGGTGAAAGTAGACGAAACTGGAACCCCCATCGAAAACAAACTGGTCGACTTCCAAATTTGCGATTACGGATCTCCTGCCAAAGATGTACTCTTTTTCCTGTTTTCCAGCGTCCAAAGTCATGTTTTGAAGAAATACTTTGATGAACTTATAAACTTCTATTACGACACTTTTACGTCAGTGTTGTTAGAACTGAAGTGTGATATAGCGGAATTTTCGCGTGAAGCGTTCGACAACGAACTGACTTTAGAAGCCAGAAACACTCAGTTTGTTCACACTGTGTTGATgctttttccaatttttgctCCCAAAGGAACTATAACTGATATTGCTAACACCAAACCGTCCGATATTGGCAACGTCGAACCCACAGACTTGCACAAAGAGAAACTCGTGTTCGTCGTTGAGGAGTTTGCTAAAAGAAACTGGATTTGA